The following DNA comes from Winogradskyella sp. PG-2.
CCAGATTCATCGACCTCAGTATATCTACCTCTACCTGTTTCGTTAATTAAAGCATTTCCATTAGCCATGATTTGAAGTCCGCATCTAGAGCTTCCCTCCATTACCTCACCTAGAATAGTGCCGTCATAAGACCAAAAATAATTTTCCGGTAAAAATTTACCCGAGCTTAAGCTATAAACTCCATTAGTATCATTTTGATCTATAATATGAATTGAGGATGCTGTTAAATCAGTACCATACCCATCGTTATTAAATACAGACATTTTACCTTGATTTGGACCATCTGTAATCCATTTTATATCGTGTTGTCTGCCCAGTTTTCTATCAGCTATAGTTCCTTGATCGTACACTTCAGGATTTCCCCATCTCCAAAGAAAATCACCTCCTTTTCCATAAATTCCACCAGAATGTGAAGCTGCTTGTGCAGTAGTAGTGCTATGATCTAAAACAAATACCTCTTTTAAATGTCTAGCTGATATAGCAATTTGATCTAAGTCTTCGTTATAGTCTATTGCGTTTGCGTGTATAGGATTAGTACCATGACCATCTTCATAATTCATATTTAATAATTGAGGATTGTCTGCAACAGTTCCGAAATTAGGTTTAGAACTATCGAAATCTTGTACTAAATGGTCAAATAATTTCCACTCCCATACTATATTAGCTGAGTTTGTACCAACTGGTTCAATTTCAACAAGTCGTTCTAGGACTAAATTATCTTCAGGATAAGAAGTATCCATACCTTCAGCAAACATTTCTACATCAGTATAAGGGTCTCTAACCAAAACTAAAAAATTGCCATTAGGTAAAGGCTCTATATCGTGGTGTATTCTAAAACCAAAGAATGCCATATAATCAAGACTCCACAATACATTATTGTCCCAATCTCTTATATCTACATTTAATCCACTACTTTGTAACAAGTTCCCATTTTCTAAGATATAAACTTGCCTGCCTATAAGACCTGAGAAATCCCATTGATTTATAACCTCACCACAGTTATTCATTAGAAAAACCCTATCATCATTTAAAGACGTAAATAGTGTATAACCTTCGGATTTGCTTGCATTAACATCATCGAAAACCAAACCAACTGTCTCTTGAGCCTTGGTAAGGTTAAACAATAATAGT
Coding sequences within:
- a CDS encoding aryl-sulfate sulfotransferase, with the translated sequence MKKITILVLLLLFNLTKAQETVGLVFDDVNASKSEGYTLFTSLNDDRVFLMNNCGEVINQWDFSGLIGRQVYILENGNLLQSSGLNVDIRDWDNNVLWSLDYMAFFGFRIHHDIEPLPNGNFLVLVRDPYTDVEMFAEGMDTSYPEDNLVLERLVEIEPVGTNSANIVWEWKLFDHLVQDFDSSKPNFGTVADNPQLLNMNYEDGHGTNPIHANAIDYNEDLDQIAISARHLKEVFVLDHSTTTAQAASHSGGIYGKGGDFLWRWGNPEVYDQGTIADRKLGRQHDIKWITDGPNQGKMSVFNNDGYGTDLTASSIHIIDQNDTNGVYSLSSGKFLPENYFWSYDGTILGEVMEGSSRCGLQIMANGNALINETGRGRYTEVDESGNVVWVYIAPTAANSTFNQFETPTGTGSFRAHRYPEDYVGFNGVTFNNTGIIENVNSISQNCANLLSVDDAFFNDLKVYPNPTDGIVNFNFNNQIDHIQVYDLAGKIVLSKIDAQSINLENLENGLYLIRISTEGNSEMIKIVKN